A genomic window from Henningerozyma blattae CBS 6284 chromosome 3, complete genome includes:
- the LIP1 gene encoding sphingosine N-acyltransferase subunit LIP1 (similar to Saccharomyces cerevisiae LIP1 (YMR298W); ancestral locus Anc_5.26), with protein sequence MPRRVTQVKHLLFYISIALTLMAAIEWFKYGTKINYEWFHCRTQIEFMDYVDSGKSSTVRKIWSRGGPSCDKRGEFKTIVKRISRDYEPNDQHLSFCIIENEHVKPVHYPVEDVNEGDPGYYAYVGYDEDKELVEYLCGDHLVYHI encoded by the coding sequence atgcCAAGACGTGTGACTCAAGTAAaacatttattattctatATATCAATTGCATTGACTTTGATGGCAGCAATTGAATGGTTTAAATACGGTACAAAGATCAATTATGAATGGTTCCATTGTAGAACTCAAATAGAATTCATGGACTATGTAGACTCAGGAAAGTCTTCAACTGTTAGAAAGATTTGGTCCCGTGGTGGTCCATCCTGTGATAAAAGAGGTGAGTTCAAAACTATCGTAAAGAGGATCTCAAGAGATTATGAACCAAATGACCAACATTTATCCTTCTGCATTATCGAAAATGAGCATGTAAAACCAGTACATTATCCTGTTGAAGATGTTAATGAAGGCGATCCAGGTTATTATGCTTATGTAGGGtatgatgaagataaagaaCTGGTTGAATATTTATGTGGTGATCATTTGGTTTATCATATTTAG
- the PRC1 gene encoding carboxypeptidase C PRC1 (similar to Saccharomyces cerevisiae PRC1 (YMR297W); ancestral locus Anc_5.27), translating into MPSKIEELKNSFRRFKKSELINQDFKWDNVVTLDETSVAAQNIDSANYQLRVNKINDPSKLGIDPGVNQYSGYLDIKDEDKHFFYWFFESRNDPKNDPVILWLNGGPGCSSMTGLFFELGPASINEDLKPINNPYSWNQNASVIFLDQPVNVGYSYLGENGKHPVSNTYAAGKDVYAFLQLFFKQFPEFSENQSFHIAGESYAGHYIPVFAEEILSHPAEERNFNLSSVLIGNGLTDPLTQYSYYQPMACGEGGAPPSLDEQQCDAMERSLDRCLAMINQCYQSESVWSCVPASIYCNNAQLGPYQRTGKNVYDVRKPCEGGNLCYPQLQYVDDYLNQKKVIDTVGAEVTSFESCNFDINRNFLFQGDWMKPYQREVTKLLDDHGLPVLIYAGDKDFICNWLGNQAWTEALPWEYTQEFNEAKTKKWLSDSTGEHIGDYKTFDKLSFLRVFEAGHMVPYDQPENSLQMVNSWIQDGYKFMEYDK; encoded by the coding sequence ATGCCGTCGAAAATCGAGGAGCTGAAGAACAGTTTTAGAAGATTCAAAAAATCAGAATTGATCAACCAGGACTTCAAATGGGACAACGTAGTCACTTTGGATGAGACTTCTGTGGCTGCTCAGAATATTGATTCGgcaaattatcaattgcGTGTCAATAAGATCAATGATCCTTCCAAATTGGGCATCGACCCAGGGGTCAACCAATACTCTGGTTATTTGGATATCAAAGATGAGGACAAgcatttcttttattggTTCTTCGAAAGTAGAAACGATCCAAAGAATGACCCTGTTATTCTATGGTTGAACGGTGGCCCAGGTTGTTCATCCATGACTGGGCTATTTTTCGAATTGGGTCCTGCTTCTATCAATGAAGATTTGAAACCTATCAACAACCCATACTCTTGGAACCAAAACGCCTCAGTCATCTTTTTAGATCAACCAGTCAACGTCGGTTATTCTTATTTGGGTGAAAATGGAAAACATCCTGTCTCAAACACCTATGCTGCTGGTAAAGATGTCTATGCCTTTTTACAATTGTTTTTCAAACAATTCCCAGAATTTTCAGAAAATCAATCCTTCCATATTGCTGGTGAATCCTACGCAGGCCATTATATCCCAGTATTTGCTGAGGAAATCTTATCACATCCTGCagaagaaagaaatttcaaCCTATCTTCTGTCTTGATTGGTAATGGGTTGACCGATCCTTTGACtcaatattcttattatcaACCTATGGCTTGTGGTGAAGGTGGTGCTCCTCCTTCTTTGGATGAACAACAATGTGATGCCATGGAAAGATCCTTGGATCGTTGTTTGGCAATGATTAACCAATGTTATCAAAGTGAAAGTGTTTGGTCTTGTGTCCCAGCTTCCATCTATTGTAATAATGCTCAATTGGGTCCATACCAAAGAACAGGGAAAAACGTCTACGATGTTAGAAAGCCTTGTGAAGGTGGTAACTTGTGCTACCCACAATTGCAATACGTTGAcgattatttgaatcaaaaGAAAGTCATTGATACCGTAGGTGCTGAAGTAACAAGTTTCGAAAGTtgtaattttgatattaatagaaatttCTTATTCCAAGGTGATTGGATGAAACCTTATCAAAGAGAAGTCACCAAATTGTTAGATGACCATGGCTTACCAGTATTGATCTACGCCGGTGATAAAGATTTCATCTGTAATTGGTTGGGTAATCAAGCTTGGACTGAAGCTTTGCCATGGGAATACACTCAAGAATTTAACGAAGCAAAGACCAAGAAATGGTTGAGCGACAGCACAGGTGAACATATCGGTGACTACAAaacttttgataaattatctttCCTAAGAGTGTTTGAGGCTGGTCATATGGTTCCTTATGATCAACCAGAAAACTCTTTACAAATGGTCAATTCATGGATTCAAGATGGCTATAAGTTTATGGAATatgataaataa